From a region of the Agromyces ramosus genome:
- a CDS encoding DUF6578 domain-containing protein, with the protein MGYGRPVETQRVWLDRGEWNCCGEPFEVGDQVTFRTAPRNEELTTLLGPELSRSVDRHESHHDDDRGEPVSGTVVALWAVVLDYIDRRMPRGPDTPSRPVASPESQSGAGWIAMGGAGRPYVTVRELVPGSARLSTVPRVPWPPRESEPTFDGQPTPDGLAGYLVDIGVR; encoded by the coding sequence ATGGGTTACGGTCGACCCGTGGAGACGCAGCGGGTCTGGCTTGACCGGGGGGAGTGGAACTGTTGCGGAGAGCCCTTCGAGGTGGGCGATCAGGTGACATTCCGAACGGCCCCTCGGAACGAGGAGCTCACGACGCTGCTCGGCCCGGAGCTCTCACGCAGCGTCGATCGGCACGAGTCTCACCATGACGATGATCGCGGAGAGCCCGTGTCGGGAACGGTCGTTGCCCTCTGGGCAGTGGTGCTCGATTACATCGACCGCCGGATGCCCCGCGGGCCCGACACTCCCTCCCGCCCCGTCGCGTCTCCCGAGAGTCAGTCCGGAGCTGGCTGGATCGCGATGGGAGGTGCCGGCCGGCCATACGTGACCGTCCGAGAGCTGGTTCCCGGCTCCGCCCGGTTGTCGACCGTTCCACGGGTGCCTTGGCCGCCTCGGGAATCTGAGCCGACGTTCGATGGGCAGCCGACTCCCGATGGGCTCGCGGGCTACCTCGTCGACATCGGAGTGCGGTAG
- a CDS encoding ABC1 kinase family protein → MTSVPAARRGPEAATPDVGNTRARYRRILRFAARHIMQTWWFELVLPRFGLAKVAARGRAARLTRIAQRFRVLAVDLGGLMIKVGQYLSSRLDVLPPEITHELAGLQDEVPPVPFDAIRRLAEAELGVPLERAYASFDPTPLAAASLGQAHRARLSPLDAADMGYDEAVVKVQRPGIETIVDVDLSALRRVAGWLNRVTFVASRVDLPSLVEEFAVTSLQEIDYLQEAGNAERFAASFAGDPRVAAPEVVWERTTRRVLTLADVTAIKINDREALVAAGIDPKAVAKQFAAVMFDQLFRDGYFHADPHPGNIFITPVERVTDASSPASSGVTDAAAPGWRLTFIDFGMMGEVPDSLRRGLQQVILAVAARDGKRLVDSIRGVGILLPSADTEELERAMAELFARFGGMGLAELQRIDERELRSFAMEFGEVMRALPFQLPENFLLVIRSMSLTSGLCSSLDPEFNMWDAVEPYAAQLLRDERGNIVQALGREALSFAGTVARLPQRLDALADRIEEGRLVANSPRLEQRLARLERSARRITSAVLFVGLFIGGILLRVDEPVWGAALIAVSVIPLLHALFAGVFRRRGRG, encoded by the coding sequence CTGACCTCGGTGCCCGCGGCACGTCGGGGTCCGGAAGCCGCGACCCCCGATGTCGGCAACACGCGCGCCCGCTACCGGCGCATCTTGCGGTTCGCAGCGCGACACATCATGCAGACCTGGTGGTTCGAGCTCGTGCTGCCGCGCTTCGGCCTCGCGAAGGTCGCGGCGCGCGGGCGAGCGGCGCGGCTGACCCGCATCGCCCAGCGCTTCCGCGTGCTCGCGGTCGACCTCGGCGGCCTCATGATCAAGGTCGGCCAATACCTCTCGTCGCGACTCGACGTGCTGCCGCCCGAGATCACGCACGAGCTCGCCGGGCTCCAAGACGAAGTGCCGCCCGTGCCGTTCGACGCGATCCGACGCCTCGCCGAGGCCGAGCTGGGTGTTCCGCTCGAGCGCGCGTACGCGTCGTTCGACCCGACACCGCTCGCCGCGGCATCCCTCGGTCAAGCGCACCGCGCGCGGCTCTCGCCGCTCGACGCCGCCGACATGGGATACGACGAGGCCGTCGTCAAGGTGCAGCGACCCGGCATCGAGACGATCGTCGACGTCGACCTGTCGGCGCTGCGCCGCGTCGCCGGATGGCTCAACCGCGTGACATTCGTCGCGAGCCGCGTCGACCTCCCCTCGCTCGTCGAGGAGTTCGCCGTCACGAGCCTCCAAGAGATCGACTACCTGCAGGAAGCCGGCAACGCCGAGCGGTTCGCGGCGAGCTTCGCCGGCGACCCCCGGGTGGCCGCGCCCGAAGTCGTCTGGGAGCGCACGACGCGCCGCGTGCTGACGCTCGCCGACGTGACGGCGATCAAGATCAACGACCGCGAGGCGTTGGTGGCGGCGGGCATCGACCCGAAGGCGGTCGCGAAGCAGTTCGCGGCCGTCATGTTCGACCAGCTCTTCCGCGACGGCTACTTCCACGCCGACCCGCACCCCGGCAACATCTTCATCACGCCAGTCGAACGGGTGACGGATGCCTCGTCGCCGGCTTCTTCGGGTGTGACGGATGCCGCGGCGCCGGGGTGGCGGCTCACCTTCATCGACTTCGGCATGATGGGCGAAGTGCCCGACTCGCTGCGCCGCGGACTGCAGCAGGTCATCCTCGCGGTCGCAGCGCGTGACGGCAAGCGCCTGGTCGACAGCATCCGTGGTGTCGGCATTCTGCTGCCGTCGGCCGACACGGAAGAGCTCGAGCGAGCGATGGCCGAGCTGTTCGCGCGCTTCGGGGGCATGGGGCTCGCCGAACTGCAGCGGATCGACGAGCGCGAGCTGCGCAGCTTCGCGATGGAGTTCGGCGAGGTGATGCGGGCGCTGCCGTTCCAACTGCCCGAGAACTTCCTGCTCGTCATCCGGTCGATGTCGCTGACGTCGGGCCTGTGCAGCTCGCTCGACCCCGAGTTCAACATGTGGGACGCCGTCGAACCCTACGCCGCGCAGTTGCTGCGCGACGAGCGTGGCAACATCGTGCAGGCGCTCGGGCGGGAGGCGCTCTCGTTCGCGGGCACCGTGGCGCGGCTGCCGCAGCGCCTCGACGCGCTCGCCGACCGCATCGAGGAAGGCCGCCTCGTCGCGAACTCGCCGCGGCTCGAGCAGCGGCTGGCGAGGCTCGAGCGCTCGGCCCGGCGCATCACCTCGGCGGTGCTGTTCGTCGGCCTGTTCATCGGCGGAATCCTGCTCCGCGTCGACGAGCCCGTGTGGGGCGCCGCGCTGATCGCGGTGTCGGTGATCCCCCTGCTGCATGCCCTGTTCGCCGGGGTGTTCCGGCGGCGCGGGCGCGGGTGA
- a CDS encoding PadR family transcriptional regulator: MSGSYTGDGFTGPSGGWGHGRPPQGLWEAMEQLRGMFEQKVAPRMGRGDVRAAVLALLAEKPMHGYQIISEIAERSGGTWKPSAGSVYPTLQLLADEGLISAEESNGRKTYSLTEAGRAEAEASGDRTAPWQTSSARESGTVGALPKAGIELAQAAAQVQRTGTPEQVKQAVEVLDEARRRLYSILAQD; the protein is encoded by the coding sequence ATGAGCGGTTCGTACACTGGCGACGGCTTCACCGGCCCCTCGGGCGGGTGGGGGCACGGCCGCCCTCCACAGGGACTGTGGGAGGCCATGGAGCAGCTTCGCGGCATGTTCGAGCAGAAGGTCGCACCCCGCATGGGCCGTGGCGACGTGCGGGCGGCGGTGCTCGCGCTCCTCGCCGAGAAGCCGATGCATGGCTACCAGATCATCAGCGAGATCGCCGAGCGCAGCGGCGGCACCTGGAAGCCGAGCGCGGGCTCGGTGTATCCGACACTGCAGCTGCTCGCCGACGAGGGGCTCATCAGCGCCGAGGAGTCGAACGGTCGCAAGACCTACTCGCTGACCGAGGCGGGGCGGGCCGAGGCCGAGGCATCCGGTGACCGTACTGCACCGTGGCAGACCTCGAGCGCGCGCGAGTCCGGCACGGTCGGGGCGCTCCCGAAGGCCGGCATCGAGCTCGCGCAGGCGGCGGCGCAGGTGCAGCGCACGGGCACTCCCGAGCAGGTCAAGCAGGCGGTCGAGGTGCTCGACGAGGCACGTCGTCGTCTCTACTCGATCCTCGCGCAGGACTGA